The genomic interval TGAAAGGTGTATATTGTAGTGATGTTTAAACACAAAGAAAAAATTTTATGGTTGGCTGGTGCCATTGCTTTTGTAGCAGGGGTCATCATTTTTGCCTTCAAGGGCTGGGATGTAGCCGAACCCTGGACTTTTATTCTGAGTGGAGGCATTCCTATGCTACTGCTGGGTGTCTATCTTTTTGTGCTCAAAAAACCTTCTGTACCCGAGCAATCCTTTGGTATTATTGAAGCAAACAATCAAACTCCAACCATAAAACCTTTGACAATGACCTACGAAGAAATTAAAAACCTGATTAATGAAGGAGATTATGTAACTACCTTTGACGAACTGGACAAGGTGCGTGATCGAATGCCCAACCATCTTAAGCCCAATTATGCCCAGCTAAAGGCTACTTTTACTCAAGGAAAAGATGATGTAAACTATGCCCAACAATTGACAGTATTTGCTAGTCAACTAAAGAGTATCTTAACTGTTGATGAAGATGCCTCTGTCAACCCGCCAATTTCGGGCAATAGTGGGCGTACTGTTCATACTACCAATTATTTTGAAGATACAGGTACTGTAAACCTTGACCAACGCACCAATCCCAAAGACTCTGAGTAAACTATGCGCGAGATAAATAGCCAAAACTATTTCGAGAACACCGAAAACGTGTACATCCATCAACATGCCTCCAAATTCAAAGAGTATTTGTTTG from Microscilla marina ATCC 23134 carries:
- a CDS encoding DUF308 domain-containing protein encodes the protein MFKHKEKILWLAGAIAFVAGVIIFAFKGWDVAEPWTFILSGGIPMLLLGVYLFVLKKPSVPEQSFGIIEANNQTPTIKPLTMTYEEIKNLINEGDYVTTFDELDKVRDRMPNHLKPNYAQLKATFTQGKDDVNYAQQLTVFASQLKSILTVDEDASVNPPISGNSGRTVHTTNYFEDTGTVNLDQRTNPKDSE